In uncultured Cohaesibacter sp., the following proteins share a genomic window:
- a CDS encoding sulfite exporter TauE/SafE family protein — MPGRTLSAIYGVCIGFFSALMGIGGGSFTVPLLSAYSVPPHKAVATSPGFGLMISIPGFLTFLATGWDLIGKPPFTIGYVNLPTVALIVMTTMLTVPLGVRMAHALSPKHLRIVFACTILLLAGNMLRKALMG, encoded by the coding sequence TTGCCGGGGCGGACCCTCAGTGCGATCTACGGTGTCTGCATCGGCTTTTTTTCGGCACTGATGGGCATCGGCGGAGGTTCCTTCACCGTGCCGCTCCTCAGCGCCTACAGCGTGCCGCCGCACAAGGCGGTTGCCACGTCTCCGGGGTTTGGGCTGATGATTTCGATCCCCGGCTTTCTCACCTTTCTGGCAACTGGTTGGGATTTGATCGGCAAGCCACCATTTACCATCGGCTATGTCAATCTTCCGACGGTGGCTCTGATCGTCATGACGACCATGCTCACTGTTCCGCTCGGGGTCCGAATGGCCCACGCCCTCTCGCCCAAGCATCTCAGGATCGTCTTTGCATGTACGATTTTGCTGCTTGCTGGCAATATGTTGCGCAAGGCGCTGATGGGATGA
- a CDS encoding sulfite exporter TauE/SafE family protein codes for MASSSFRAFYYTFTTLGYHPDQLMQICVATSTGTIIFTSLRSVMAHHKRGAVSFDLIKSWGLFIAIGSVIGVFAAAALRSHELQLVFGCIGVKSRPLHAARQERLGEFRITCRGGPSVRSTVSASAFFRH; via the coding sequence GTGGCATCATCCTCGTTCCGGGCCTTCTATTACACCTTCACCACCCTTGGCTATCATCCCGATCAGCTGATGCAGATCTGTGTCGCGACCTCCACCGGCACGATCATTTTCACCTCGCTGCGCTCCGTCATGGCCCATCACAAACGCGGCGCTGTCAGCTTTGATCTGATCAAAAGCTGGGGTCTCTTCATTGCGATAGGCTCCGTCATTGGCGTCTTTGCTGCCGCGGCCCTGAGATCCCATGAATTACAGCTAGTCTTCGGCTGCATCGGCGTCAAGTCTCGGCCTTTACATGCTGCTCGGCAAGAAAGACTGGGCGAATTTCGGATCACTTGCCGGGGCGGACCCTCAGTGCGATCTACGGTGTCTGCATCGGCTTTTTTTCGGCACTGA
- a CDS encoding M20/M25/M40 family metallo-hydrolase: MLPRAQAISAAYFDDGSFKADMEKLVACPTESQDPRGAPHLRPYLEDQMMPMLDAMGFKSTIFDNPVAGAPPILVAERIEDPALPTVLSYGHGDVIRAQEGQWRDGLEPFRLIEEGDRLYGRGSADNKVQHLINIKAMDAVIKADGKLGFNAKFLIEMGEEMGSEGLKDFCAQNKDLLAADVLIASDGPRLSQTTPTIFTGSRGGIMFDLLVDLREGANHSGNFGGLLGGSGHHPRSRHSFDHRRPRPDPDPRVASGQSHPAHP; this comes from the coding sequence ATCTTACCAAGGGCGCAGGCGATCAGCGCGGCCTATTTCGATGACGGCTCCTTCAAGGCGGACATGGAAAAGCTCGTTGCTTGCCCGACCGAAAGTCAGGACCCGCGCGGAGCTCCCCATCTCCGCCCCTACCTTGAAGACCAGATGATGCCGATGCTCGATGCCATGGGCTTCAAGAGCACGATCTTTGACAACCCGGTTGCCGGTGCTCCGCCCATTCTTGTCGCAGAACGGATCGAGGATCCGGCGCTGCCGACGGTCCTCTCCTATGGCCATGGCGATGTCATCCGCGCGCAGGAAGGCCAGTGGCGCGATGGATTGGAGCCGTTCAGGCTGATCGAGGAAGGCGACCGGCTTTACGGGCGCGGCTCAGCCGACAACAAGGTCCAACATCTCATCAACATCAAGGCCATGGACGCAGTCATCAAGGCGGACGGCAAGCTCGGCTTCAACGCCAAGTTCCTCATCGAGATGGGCGAGGAAATGGGCTCCGAGGGCCTTAAGGATTTCTGCGCTCAGAACAAGGATCTGTTGGCGGCAGATGTGCTCATCGCCTCCGACGGGCCGCGCCTCAGTCAGACCACACCGACGATCTTCACCGGCAGTCGTGGTGGCATCATGTTCGACCTGCTCGTCGACCTGCGCGAAGGGGCCAACCATTCGGGCAATTTCGGTGGTCTCTTGGGCGGATCCGGCCATCATCCTCGCTCACGCCATAGCTTCGATCACCGACGCCCGCGGCCAGATCCAGATCCCCGAGTGGCGTCCGGACAGTCTCACCCCGCGCATCCGTGA
- a CDS encoding gamma-glutamyltransferase → MWFDPEPGKPNSLAPGKRCLMNVCPVIGEKGARRFALGASGGRKIMPAVGQIASFILDYGMTMQEAVEAPRIDASGGDTIVADERLTGLVTEALKARWPLATARRTPFPFAFACPAGVMREGEINSGTTETFSPWGDGVAEPDTVPAQP, encoded by the coding sequence ATGTGGTTCGACCCAGAGCCGGGCAAGCCCAACTCGCTTGCGCCGGGCAAGCGCTGCCTGATGAATGTCTGCCCTGTCATTGGCGAGAAGGGCGCGCGCCGCTTTGCTCTCGGTGCTTCAGGCGGGCGCAAGATCATGCCCGCAGTGGGGCAGATCGCTTCCTTTATCCTTGACTATGGCATGACGATGCAGGAGGCTGTCGAAGCCCCTCGCATCGATGCATCCGGCGGTGACACCATCGTGGCCGACGAGCGCCTGACTGGTCTTGTGACCGAGGCCCTCAAGGCACGCTGGCCCCTCGCCACCGCCAGACGGACGCCCTTCCCATTTGCCTTTGCCTGCCCTGCTGGGGTCATGCGCGAAGGCGAGATCAATTCAGGAACCACCGAAACCTTCTCCCCCTGGGGCGATGGCGTGGCTGAGCCTGACACCGTCCCTGCACAACCGTGA
- a CDS encoding gamma-glutamyltransferase, translated as MPAVAVSFAMGVLEPWMSGPAGGGAMMLWRADEQKPYALHYGMRSSTSLDVSRYPLSGEGKASDLFPWEAVVEDRNVTGATSVAVPGTVAGIAKAHERFGRMAWKDLLQPAIEFAKTGLHVDWYAALIIASSTRELAKDPDAARLFLDDGVWPKISGWTALSNMRLDQTKMAETLVHLAEAGASDFYRGDIAKGLVRDVTEKGGFLTEEDLASYEAEWQDPLVIPYRDALSGPFPN; from the coding sequence ATGCCGGCTGTTGCTGTCAGCTTTGCCATGGGCGTGCTCGAGCCGTGGATGTCAGGCCCGGCAGGGGGCGGCGCGATGATGCTCTGGCGCGCCGATGAACAGAAACCCTACGCGCTCCATTACGGCATGCGCTCCTCGACCAGCCTTGATGTCAGCCGTTATCCCCTCTCGGGCGAAGGCAAGGCTTCAGATCTCTTCCCTTGGGAGGCCGTAGTCGAAGATCGCAACGTCACCGGTGCGACCTCAGTTGCGGTGCCCGGCACCGTTGCCGGTATCGCCAAGGCACACGAACGCTTCGGTCGGATGGCATGGAAGGATCTGCTCCAGCCTGCCATCGAGTTTGCCAAAACGGGCCTGCATGTGGACTGGTACGCAGCCCTCATTATCGCTTCCTCTACTCGTGAGTTGGCAAAGGATCCCGATGCGGCACGTCTCTTTCTTGACGATGGTGTCTGGCCCAAGATCTCCGGCTGGACGGCCCTCTCCAACATGCGCCTTGACCAAACCAAAATGGCCGAGACACTGGTCCATCTGGCAGAGGCCGGAGCATCCGATTTCTATCGGGGTGACATCGCCAAGGGCCTCGTCCGGGACGTGACCGAAAAGGGCGGTTTCCTTACGGAGGAGGATCTCGCGTCCTATGAGGCCGAATGGCAGGATCCTCTGGTCATCCCCTATCGTGATGCACTCTCTGGGCCGTTCCCAAACTGA
- a CDS encoding ABC transporter permease codes for MYIFILKRLGLALLVAFTVSAISFSLLYLAGDPAIAIAGENASAEDIAMITERFGFDRPLIVQYLDWLTKALSGDLGNSWYFDLPVADLIVDRLSVTMLLGCLGISFALLLAIPMGVAAAVKPNSIIDRAALFISVVGQAIPSFWFGLILIVVFSINLGLVPASGSKSWEHFILPTIVLGYYATPAIMRLTRAGMMEVLSADYIRTARAKGLSTRKILFKHALRNAIIPVISLAAVQMGFMLGGSIVVESIFALHGAGFLAWESISRNDLPTMQALILIFSMFYIFFTFLADVLNAWMDPRLRAS; via the coding sequence ATGTATATCTTTATCCTGAAACGGCTGGGCCTTGCCTTGCTCGTTGCCTTCACGGTGTCCGCGATCAGCTTCAGTCTGCTCTATCTCGCTGGGGATCCGGCGATTGCCATTGCGGGCGAGAATGCCAGCGCCGAAGACATTGCCATGATCACGGAACGGTTCGGCTTTGACCGACCACTCATCGTGCAATATCTCGATTGGCTGACAAAGGCGCTTTCAGGAGACCTCGGCAACAGCTGGTATTTCGACCTTCCTGTCGCCGACCTGATTGTGGATCGCCTGAGTGTGACCATGCTGCTTGGGTGTCTGGGCATCAGTTTTGCCCTGCTGCTGGCCATCCCCATGGGGGTCGCCGCTGCCGTCAAACCCAACTCCATCATCGACCGGGCCGCATTGTTCATCTCTGTGGTCGGTCAGGCGATCCCGTCCTTCTGGTTCGGGCTTATTCTCATTGTCGTCTTCTCGATCAATCTCGGCCTCGTCCCGGCCTCCGGCTCCAAGAGCTGGGAGCATTTCATCCTTCCGACCATCGTGCTCGGTTACTACGCCACGCCAGCCATCATGCGCCTCACCCGTGCGGGCATGATGGAAGTGTTGAGCGCGGACTATATCCGCACCGCGCGGGCCAAGGGGCTCAGTACCCGCAAGATCCTATTCAAGCATGCCCTGCGCAACGCCATCATTCCGGTGATCAGCCTTGCTGCCGTGCAGATGGGCTTCATGCTCGGTGGCTCCATTGTGGTGGAAAGCATCTTTGCCCTTCATGGCGCGGGCTTCCTTGCCTGGGAATCCATCTCCCGCAACGATCTACCGACCATGCAGGCCCTCATTCTCATTTTCTCGATGTTCTACATCTTCTTCACCTTCCTTGCCGACGTTCTGAACGCCTGGATGGATCCCCGCCTGCGGGCGTCCTGA
- a CDS encoding ABC transporter substrate-binding protein: protein MRAPKLVLSTALYLVIGTAAYADKASDSVNMAFFRELESADVYFNTAREGLLLNHSIWDGLLYRDTETGEYKGNLATEWKWIDSTALELKLREGVTFHNGEPFNADDVVYTVNFVADTANGVKSQANVSWMDHAEKVDDYTVRIFTDAPFPAAEEFLAGPVAMYPNEYYAEVGPKGMALKPVGTGPFKVTELEPGKHYVLEKNENYFGGPKGMAGVSKVDIRTLPDINTQIAEFFNGNLDFLWNVPADQAEKLDAMGKFEIVNAPAMRVGYVTMDAAGRSGADNPMTKLKVRQAVYHAIDRQAIVDALLKGSSTVIDSACSPVQFGCAQDLPTYEYDPEKAKALLAEAGYPDGFEIDFYAYRNRPYAEAMMGFLNEVGIKTNFNYLKYAALSEKRAKGEVPFGFLTWGSYSIADASAITSEFFGGGKWDDARDPELHEWLKIADTSTDKEVRKEYYKKTLTKIVEQAYWVPLFTYNVNYAMDKEMSYKATDDELVRFFTFSWK from the coding sequence ATGAGAGCACCCAAACTGGTATTGAGCACGGCGCTATATCTCGTCATCGGCACAGCAGCCTATGCGGACAAGGCGTCGGACTCCGTCAACATGGCATTCTTCCGCGAGCTTGAATCTGCCGACGTCTATTTCAACACCGCCCGCGAAGGTCTGTTGCTGAACCATTCCATCTGGGACGGCCTTTTGTATCGCGATACCGAAACAGGCGAATACAAGGGCAACCTCGCGACCGAATGGAAATGGATCGACAGCACCGCGCTCGAGCTCAAACTGCGCGAAGGCGTGACCTTCCACAACGGCGAACCTTTCAATGCTGATGATGTGGTCTATACGGTGAACTTTGTCGCCGACACGGCCAATGGCGTGAAAAGCCAGGCCAACGTCAGCTGGATGGATCATGCCGAAAAGGTCGATGACTACACGGTGCGGATCTTCACCGATGCTCCTTTCCCGGCAGCTGAGGAATTCCTTGCCGGTCCCGTTGCCATGTATCCGAATGAATATTACGCCGAGGTTGGCCCGAAAGGCATGGCCCTTAAACCCGTCGGAACCGGCCCCTTCAAGGTGACCGAACTCGAGCCGGGCAAGCATTATGTCCTCGAGAAGAACGAGAACTACTTCGGCGGCCCGAAAGGCATGGCCGGTGTTTCCAAGGTGGACATTCGCACCCTGCCGGACATCAACACACAGATCGCAGAATTCTTCAACGGCAACCTCGATTTCCTTTGGAACGTTCCTGCCGATCAGGCTGAAAAACTCGACGCCATGGGCAAATTCGAGATCGTCAATGCTCCGGCCATGCGCGTTGGCTATGTGACCATGGATGCTGCCGGTCGCTCCGGTGCTGACAATCCGATGACCAAGCTGAAGGTCCGTCAGGCGGTTTACCACGCCATCGACCGACAGGCCATTGTCGACGCTTTGCTGAAGGGCTCCTCGACAGTCATCGATAGTGCCTGCTCGCCGGTTCAGTTCGGCTGCGCACAGGATCTGCCAACCTATGAATATGATCCGGAAAAAGCCAAGGCCCTGCTGGCCGAAGCTGGTTATCCGGATGGTTTCGAGATCGACTTCTACGCCTATCGTAACCGCCCCTATGCCGAAGCCATGATGGGCTTCCTCAATGAGGTCGGCATCAAAACCAACTTCAACTATCTCAAATATGCTGCTCTCAGCGAGAAGCGTGCCAAGGGCGAAGTCCCGTTCGGCTTCCTGACATGGGGGTCCTATTCCATTGCTGACGCATCGGCCATAACGTCTGAGTTCTTTGGCGGTGGCAAGTGGGATGATGCCCGCGATCCCGAGCTGCATGAATGGCTGAAAATCGCCGACACCAGCACGGACAAGGAAGTCCGCAAGGAATACTACAAGAAGACCCTGACCAAGATCGTCGAACAGGCCTATTGGGTGCCTCTGTTCACCTACAATGTGAACTACGCCATGGACAAGGAAATGTCCTATAAGGCAACCGACGACGAACTGGTTCGCTTCTTCACCTTCTCCTGGAAGTGA
- a CDS encoding FCD domain-containing protein — MIYQASGNSVLAEETQRMHKRLRPFRRRQLDVSGRLEQSMKEHEAILAAIEEGDADKAAELMRGHIYTLGNTYDQYLSALEEVPADDMGL; from the coding sequence ATGATCTATCAGGCCTCTGGCAACAGCGTTCTGGCAGAAGAGACACAGCGCATGCACAAGCGCCTGAGACCCTTTCGCCGTCGACAGCTCGACGTGTCAGGGCGTCTGGAACAATCCATGAAGGAGCATGAAGCGATTCTCGCGGCCATCGAAGAGGGTGACGCCGACAAGGCCGCCGAGCTGATGCGCGGGCATATCTACACGCTCGGCAACACCTATGATCAATATCTCTCGGCGCTGGAAGAAGTGCCCGCCGACGACATGGGGCTATAG
- a CDS encoding Lrp/AsnC ligand binding domain-containing protein: MAELDRIDRNILRALQVEGRLTNAELAERVHVSPATCHRRTQRLFEEGFINGVSARINPDPVGLGALVQVGVVLDRSTPESFAAFEKAVVDIPAVLDCNLVAGDFDYLLKIRVRDMADFNKLHAQQLIALPGVRQTRTFFVMKEVKNNAPLPF, encoded by the coding sequence ATGGCTGAGTTGGACCGCATAGATCGCAACATCTTAAGAGCCTTGCAGGTGGAAGGTCGGCTGACCAATGCCGAACTGGCCGAGCGTGTTCATGTCAGCCCGGCGACCTGTCATCGGCGCACACAGCGTCTGTTTGAGGAGGGATTTATCAACGGGGTCAGTGCCCGCATCAATCCCGATCCGGTCGGGCTGGGAGCCTTGGTGCAGGTCGGCGTCGTGCTCGACCGTTCAACGCCCGAGAGCTTTGCCGCTTTTGAGAAGGCCGTGGTTGACATCCCGGCTGTGCTTGATTGCAATCTGGTGGCTGGTGATTTCGATTATCTCTTGAAGATCCGCGTGCGCGATATGGCCGACTTCAACAAGCTCCACGCCCAGCAGCTCATTGCGTTGCCCGGCGTGCGCCAGACGCGCACCTTCTTCGTCATGAAGGAAGTCAAGAATAACGCCCCGCTTCCCTTCTAG
- a CDS encoding 1-aminocyclopropane-1-carboxylate deaminase, whose translation MSLLKKFERYPLTFGPTPIEHLPRLTEALGGDVEIYAKREDCNSGLAMGGNKLRKLEYIVPDAIASGADTLVSIGGVQSNHTRMVAATAAKIGMKCVVIQEKWVPHYDAVYDRVGNILMTRLMGADSRLVDEGFDIGIRKSWEDAIQSVKDAGGKPYAIPAGASVHKYGALGYIGFAEEVAAQEKELGFQFDYIIVCVVTGSTQGGMIVGFAAQDRADRVIGIDASATLDQTRAQVRSIVDNTAELVGLGRAVRDDEIVINPDYAYPAYGVPSDETNEAIRLAARTEAMMTDPVYEGKSMQGLIDLTKKGFFPKGSKVLYAHLGGAPALNGYSYYYKDG comes from the coding sequence ATGTCACTACTAAAAAAATTCGAACGCTATCCCCTCACCTTTGGCCCCACTCCGATTGAACATCTGCCCCGCCTGACCGAGGCGCTCGGCGGTGATGTCGAGATTTATGCCAAGCGAGAGGATTGCAACTCCGGCCTAGCCATGGGCGGCAACAAGCTCAGAAAGCTGGAATATATTGTCCCCGATGCCATTGCTTCGGGCGCCGACACGCTCGTCTCCATCGGCGGCGTGCAGTCCAACCACACCCGGATGGTCGCGGCCACCGCTGCCAAGATCGGTATGAAATGCGTCGTCATTCAGGAAAAATGGGTGCCGCATTATGATGCCGTCTATGATCGGGTTGGCAACATCCTAATGACCCGCCTGATGGGTGCAGACAGCCGTCTGGTCGACGAAGGCTTCGACATCGGCATCCGCAAGAGCTGGGAAGATGCCATCCAGTCCGTCAAGGACGCAGGCGGCAAGCCCTATGCCATTCCGGCTGGCGCCTCCGTGCACAAATATGGTGCCCTTGGCTATATCGGCTTTGCCGAAGAAGTGGCAGCACAGGAAAAAGAGCTCGGCTTCCAGTTTGACTATATCATCGTCTGCGTCGTCACCGGCTCGACGCAGGGCGGCATGATCGTCGGCTTTGCCGCACAGGATCGGGCCGACCGCGTGATTGGCATCGACGCGTCTGCCACCCTTGACCAGACCCGGGCACAGGTTCGCTCCATTGTCGACAACACCGCCGAACTCGTCGGTCTTGGCCGCGCCGTGCGGGATGACGAGATCGTCATCAATCCCGACTATGCCTACCCGGCCTATGGTGTCCCCTCGGATGAGACCAACGAGGCCATCCGCCTTGCCGCCCGCACCGAAGCGATGATGACCGACCCGGTTTATGAGGGCAAGTCCATGCAGGGTCTCATCGACCTGACCAAAAAGGGCTTCTTCCCCAAAGGCTCCAAGGTGCTCTATGCCCACCTTGGCGGCGCACCGGCCCTCAACGGTTACAGCTATTACTACAAGGACGGCTAA
- a CDS encoding sigma-54-dependent Fis family transcriptional regulator encodes MSDLTLRGAALSSLDGNTISASWDRCLNLHGLDQWSRRHETVVRRERVRDSIEHLGPLFTACRAQVQHIFNNIVGSGHAVILTDKSGTIIEFAVQSTLENLFRKAGLRRGADWSESREGTNGIGTAITEKKSLTVYRDQHFHSDHASLTCTGAPVFDIDGEVLALFDVSSIGRKDDPDILAHTRALLEMSARLISRRHFQDHFSGHWVLRFHPDAERVGLLEEGLVALDQNGRIAGADQQALSHLSVQDRSDIIGRDIDELIDMERDRLAAHLSEAGRIPAQVAIRSGFKRDSSLVHARLIEPGSASRERRTSGAGASSPGSTLPRAKVMVGTDALGRMLGDDRHLKDLAGKARKLYEHDVPLLITGETGVGKDSFARALHEASSRKDGPYIAVNCGALPENLIEGELFGYKAGAFTGAQASGFKGQLLAANGGTLLLDEIGDMPLSAQTRLLQVLERRQVTPLGSSKGIDLDIRLLAATHQPLEELCAEGRFREDLYYRICGFVLPLPPLRQRRDIGYLVGRLLPGSRLEDPACFSPEARTMIEAHNWPGNIRQLKHVLKTASILADGAPVEPHHLGAIMEAASSPSVPLWQRSAVPQGMAGLGTPTHEAPCQIGRHDSFDRGGLGGVSGGLKAGLDLKGREKALIRAALVETKWNVSRCAEQLGISRNTLYRKMKTYGIGRSH; translated from the coding sequence TTGTCTGATCTCACTCTGCGCGGCGCGGCCCTGTCCTCGCTTGACGGGAATACCATCTCTGCATCCTGGGACCGGTGCCTTAATCTGCACGGGCTCGATCAGTGGAGCCGTCGCCACGAAACCGTGGTGCGCCGGGAGAGGGTGCGCGATTCCATTGAGCATCTTGGCCCGCTCTTCACCGCCTGCCGGGCGCAGGTCCAGCATATCTTCAACAATATCGTTGGCTCGGGGCACGCGGTCATCCTCACGGACAAGAGCGGCACCATCATCGAATTTGCCGTGCAGTCGACGCTGGAAAATCTGTTCCGCAAGGCTGGCCTCAGACGAGGGGCCGACTGGAGCGAATCCCGCGAGGGCACCAACGGCATCGGCACAGCCATCACCGAGAAGAAATCGCTCACCGTCTATCGGGACCAGCATTTTCATAGCGACCATGCGAGCCTGACCTGTACCGGTGCTCCCGTCTTCGACATCGATGGCGAGGTGCTGGCCCTCTTCGATGTTTCCAGCATCGGGCGCAAGGATGATCCCGACATTCTGGCCCACACCCGTGCCCTTCTGGAAATGTCGGCTCGCCTGATCAGTCGACGACATTTTCAGGACCATTTTTCCGGTCACTGGGTCTTGCGCTTCCACCCGGATGCGGAGCGTGTCGGACTGCTGGAAGAAGGGCTAGTGGCACTTGATCAGAACGGACGCATTGCTGGCGCCGATCAGCAGGCCCTCAGTCATCTGTCGGTGCAGGACCGCTCCGACATCATCGGTCGCGACATCGACGAGCTGATCGACATGGAGCGCGACAGGCTCGCCGCCCACCTGTCCGAGGCAGGCCGCATTCCGGCACAGGTCGCCATCCGGTCCGGTTTCAAGCGCGACAGCTCGCTGGTCCATGCCCGCCTGATCGAGCCGGGTTCGGCGAGCCGCGAGCGAAGGACTTCTGGGGCAGGGGCCTCATCGCCGGGCAGCACCCTACCACGGGCCAAGGTCATGGTTGGCACGGATGCGCTGGGACGCATGCTCGGCGATGATCGCCATCTCAAGGATTTGGCAGGCAAGGCAAGAAAGCTCTATGAGCATGACGTGCCGCTACTCATCACAGGTGAGACCGGCGTCGGCAAGGACAGCTTCGCCCGCGCCCTGCATGAGGCCTCCAGTCGCAAGGACGGGCCCTATATCGCCGTCAATTGCGGTGCCTTGCCGGAAAATCTCATCGAAGGGGAATTGTTCGGCTACAAGGCCGGTGCCTTCACCGGCGCCCAGGCCAGTGGTTTCAAGGGGCAACTGCTCGCGGCCAATGGCGGCACGCTTCTGCTTGATGAAATCGGCGACATGCCCCTCTCAGCCCAGACGCGCCTGTTGCAGGTGCTCGAACGTCGACAGGTGACGCCCCTCGGTAGCTCCAAGGGCATCGATCTTGACATCCGTCTTCTGGCCGCAACCCATCAGCCGCTCGAGGAACTCTGCGCCGAGGGGCGGTTCCGCGAGGATCTCTATTATCGGATTTGCGGCTTCGTGCTGCCTCTGCCGCCGTTGCGTCAGCGGCGGGATATCGGCTATCTGGTCGGGCGGCTTCTGCCCGGCTCTCGCCTTGAGGATCCGGCCTGCTTCTCACCAGAGGCACGTACCATGATCGAGGCACACAACTGGCCGGGTAACATTCGTCAGCTCAAGCATGTCCTGAAGACGGCCAGCATTCTGGCAGATGGTGCCCCTGTCGAGCCGCATCATCTGGGGGCAATCATGGAAGCGGCTTCAAGCCCGTCAGTCCCTCTTTGGCAACGATCCGCAGTGCCGCAAGGAATGGCAGGTCTTGGCACGCCCACCCATGAGGCACCCTGCCAGATCGGAAGACATGATTCCTTTGATAGGGGCGGATTGGGGGGCGTCAGTGGAGGCCTCAAGGCCGGACTGGATCTGAAAGGGCGAGAGAAAGCGCTCATCAGAGCCGCCTTGGTTGAGACAAAATGGAATGTCTCACGCTGCGCTGAACAGCTCGGCATCTCACGCAACACGCTCTATCGGAAGATGAAAACCTACGGCATCGGGCGCTCGCACTAG
- the adh gene encoding aldehyde dehydrogenase has translation MNVITPSTRSQALDTAHLDVSFPFKTRYGNFINGRFVEPKSGQYFQNPTPITGEILCECARSNHEDIDAALDAAHAAFPAWGKTSITERSNMLLKIADTMEANTNLLAVAESMDNGKPIRESIAADIALAVDHFRYFAGVIRAEEGTIGEIDSNTYAYHINEPLGVVGQIIPWNFPLLMATWKVAPALAAGNCIVLKPAEQTPASIMVLMELIGDLIPPGVLNVVNGFGLEAGKPLASSNRIAKIAFTGETTTGRLIMQYASQNIIPVTLELGGKSPNIFFSDIMSQDDAFLNKCLEGFAMFALNQGEVCTCPSRALIQEDIYDAFIEKAVARVKAVKQGNPLSMDTMIGAQASLEQMEKITSYLDLGKQEGANCLTGGNRAHLGGDLEQGNYIEPTVFQGNNSMRIFQEEIFGPVVSVTTFKDEAEALEIANDTLYGLGAGVWTRDGSRAFRMGREIQAGRVWTNCYHAYPAHAAFGGYKQSGIGRETHKMMLNHYRQTKNLLVSYDDNALGFF, from the coding sequence ATGAACGTCATTACACCAAGCACACGCTCTCAAGCGCTCGACACCGCGCATCTTGATGTGTCATTCCCCTTCAAGACCCGCTATGGCAACTTCATCAACGGCCGCTTTGTCGAGCCGAAATCGGGGCAGTATTTCCAGAACCCGACCCCGATCACCGGCGAGATCCTGTGCGAATGCGCTCGCTCCAACCATGAGGACATCGACGCGGCCCTTGACGCGGCACATGCTGCCTTCCCTGCCTGGGGCAAGACCTCGATCACCGAGCGCTCCAACATGCTGCTCAAGATCGCAGACACGATGGAAGCCAACACCAATCTGCTGGCGGTTGCCGAGTCCATGGACAACGGCAAGCCGATCCGCGAATCCATCGCAGCCGACATTGCGCTGGCAGTTGATCATTTCCGCTATTTCGCCGGTGTGATCCGCGCCGAGGAAGGCACCATCGGCGAGATTGACTCCAACACCTATGCCTATCACATCAACGAACCGCTCGGGGTTGTCGGACAGATCATTCCCTGGAACTTTCCACTTCTGATGGCCACTTGGAAGGTCGCTCCTGCCCTTGCTGCAGGCAACTGCATCGTCTTGAAGCCCGCCGAGCAGACCCCGGCCTCTATCATGGTTCTGATGGAGCTGATCGGCGATCTGATCCCGCCGGGCGTGCTCAACGTCGTCAACGGCTTTGGCCTTGAAGCGGGCAAGCCGCTGGCCTCCTCCAACCGGATTGCCAAGATTGCCTTCACCGGCGAGACGACCACCGGTCGCCTGATCATGCAGTATGCTTCGCAGAACATCATTCCGGTGACGCTGGAGTTGGGCGGCAAGAGCCCCAACATCTTCTTCTCGGACATCATGAGCCAGGACGACGCGTTCCTGAACAAATGTCTTGAGGGCTTTGCCATGTTCGCACTCAATCAGGGCGAAGTCTGCACCTGCCCGTCCCGCGCGCTCATTCAGGAAGACATCTATGATGCCTTCATCGAGAAAGCCGTCGCCCGCGTCAAGGCGGTCAAGCAGGGCAACCCGCTCAGCATGGACACCATGATCGGCGCTCAGGCTTCGCTGGAGCAGATGGAGAAAATCACCTCCTATCTCGATCTGGGCAAACAGGAAGGCGCCAACTGCCTGACCGGTGGCAATCGCGCTCATCTTGGCGGTGATCTGGAACAGGGCAACTATATCGAGCCGACCGTCTTCCAGGGCAACAACTCGATGCGAATCTTCCAGGAAGAGATCTTCGGCCCGGTCGTCTCGGTCACGACCTTCAAGGATGAAGCTGAAGCGCTCGAGATTGCCAACGACACGCTCTATGGCCTTGGGGCCGGGGTCTGGACCCGCGATGGCAGCCGTGCCTTCCGCATGGGCCGCGAAATTCAGGCGGGTCGTGTCTGGACCAACTGCTACCACGCCTATCCGGCCCACGCTGCCTTTGGCGGCTACAAGCAATCGGGCATCGGTCGTGAGACCCACAAGATGATGCTCAATCACTATCGCCAGACCAAGAACCTCCTGGTCTCGTATGACGACAACGCTCTGGGCTTCTTCTGA